In Macadamia integrifolia cultivar HAES 741 chromosome 12, SCU_Mint_v3, whole genome shotgun sequence, the following are encoded in one genomic region:
- the LOC122057045 gene encoding inactive beta-amylase 9 translates to MEVSMVRMPQSRMRTMTEAASRELGWFCSSNQIFPKQKKVTFDLSKRWRSAGVRLTVKAANSSSSLSEKISADTFTTKTSTTGNVKLFVGLPLDAVSDCNNLNHARAITAGLKALKLLGVEGVELPIWWGVVEKDTMGKYEWSSYLSLAQMVRDAGLKLRVSLCFHASKQPKIPLPTWVSRIGGAQPSIFFTDRSGRQYKDCLSLAVDDLPVLDGKTPLQVYQEFSQGFKSTFSDLLGSTIMEVSVSLGPDGELRYPSYPSMGSGRTEIPVLGLGEFQCYDEHMMKNLRQHAEATGNPKWGLGGPHDAPTYDERPSSNNFFRENGGSWETPYGDFFLSWYSNQLISHGDRILSMAFNTFFDSPVTISGKVPLLHYWYKTRSHPLEVMAGFYNTVSRDGYDAVAEMFARNFCRMVLPGMDLSEKHQPDGSKSSPELLLAQMRAACKQQRVLMVSGENSASETPEGLEQIKKNLSTEDEGFVVLDSFTYQRMGAHFFSPEHFPKFTEFARSLQEQELHSDDMEGDDGNSVSLPMDSKSGKDLQVMQATA, encoded by the exons aTGGAGGTTTCCATGGTTAGAATGCCTCAGTCGAGGATGAGAACCATGACAGAAGCTGCATCACGTGAACTAGGGTGGTTTTGTAGCTCAAATCAGATCTTCCCTAAACAGAAGAAGGTTACTTTCGATCTctcaaagagatggagaagtgCTGGAGTTCGACTCACAGTGAAGGCCGCCAACTCGTCGTCATCCCTGTCGGAGAAAATTTCTGCAGACACCTTCACAACCAAAACATCTACAACA GGGAATGTTAAGTTATTCGTGGGGCTGCCCTTAGATGCTGTCTCCGACTGCAATAACTTGAACCACGCAAGAGCTATCACCGCCGGATTGAAGGCCTTGAAGCTATTGGGGGTGGAAGGAGTGGAACTCCCCATCTGGTGGGGTGTGGTGGAGAAGGATACCATGGGAAAGTACGAGTGGTCTTCCTACCTCTCTCTTGCTCAGATGGTCAGAGATGCAGGTCTCAAGCTCCGTGTCTCCCTCTGCTTCCACGCCTCCAAACAACCCAAAATCCCTCTCCCTACATGGGTATCTCGGATTGGTGGAGCTCAGCCCAGCATCTTCTTCACGGATCGATCTGGACGACAGTACAAGGATTGCTTGTCTCTGGCCGTGGATGATCTACCTGTTCTTGATGGGAAGACTCCATTGCAAGTTTACCAGGAATTTTCTCAGGGCTTCAAGTCTACCTTCTCTGATCTCCTGGGCTCCACAATCATG GAGGTCTCAGTGAGTCTTGGCCCTGACGGTGAGCTTCGATATCCTTCGTATCCTTCAATGGGAAGCGGCAGAACTGAAATTCCTGTATTGGGGTTGGGGGAATTCCAATGCTATGACGAACACATGATGAAGAATCTTAGACAACACGCAGAGGCCACCGGAAACCCCAAATGGGGTCTCGGAGGCCCTCACGATGCACCCACTTATGATGAGCGACCAAGCTCCAACAACTTCTTCAGGGAGAATGGAGGTTCATGGGAGACTCCATATGGGGATTTCTTCCTCTCCTGGTACTCAAATCAGCTCATCTCCCATGGCGATCGTATCCTCTCTATGGCCTTCAATACATTCTTCGATTCTCCGGTCACCATATCAGGGAAGGTCCCCTTGTTGCATTACTGGTACAAAACCAGGTCTCACCCTTTAGAGGTGATGGCTGGGTTCTACAACACAGTCAGCAGAGATGGCTATGATGCTGTGGCCGAGATGTTCGCTAGGAATTTTTGCAGAATGGTTCTTCCCGGCATGGATCTCTCTGAGAAGCACCAGCCTGATGGATCAAAGTCAAGCCCTGAATTGTTGCTTGCACAGATGAGGGCAGCGTGTAAGCAGCAGAGGGTTTTGATGGTCTCTGGGGAAAACTCTGCCTCTGAAACTCCAGAGGGATTGGAACAGATTAAGAAGAATTTATCTACAGAGGATGAGGGATTTGTGGTGTTGGATTCGTTCACGTATCAGAGGATGGGAGCTCATTTCTTCTCACCTGAGC